AGTTATTTTCACTACTGAGAGTAagtcaacaaaaccaaaatacttttaaacaatttgattAGAGAATCTATTTCAAGTATAATTAAAGAAATTGATTAACAGtacaacaaaccaaaatgcAAATTCTTGAATTTTGTCTACAACACCTTTTCATGTAACTTTactattcaaaaacattttactcTGCACAAAAGGGTTAAGCATTACTTTGAAACCATGAAATCATCATTGAAGGTATCCGGCCCGTGCTTTCGGAATGTTTTTGTAATGTATGGTGGGCTAAGATGATAAAAAAATCTAAGCCAAAGCGATTGGGAATCATCAAAAATTGGTAAAATAGAAATTCTTAACAATAATTGAGTATTTTAGAATATTATCAAAGCAATACGATAAtatcaaaatgtgttttgcgCGGAGAAGAAGatgtaagaaaaaaagtaatctaaaaaagataaatagaGAGTCtccaaaaatcaatcaaataaaaatggttcCGTATGTGATCGAACAAATATgatattataaaatttatagaAATCTAATGTGTCGCAGAAGAAAGGGAACATCTCAATTGTTTAACTTTTGAAAGCCTACCTTTTTGGTGTTGAGAGAAGATGAAGGACCTAAAATGTACAGTTTGATGGTCTCCTACCATTAATAcgattaaaatattaaataatatttcagCTGTTCAGAATATTATCGAACAAACATGACATTATcaaagtttgttttccctcaAGAAAGCTGAGTTTATCAAAATGAATTCCGTGCAGAATAAAAACGACATGGATTGTTTATGATTGCTGTTGCAACGAACCGTACGGCTCAACATCAGGATGGATCTTTTCTTGACGCGCGCCAAGATATCGTGTACAATTATACGGCTGTGTTGGGCGACGCGCATATGGCAACGCACTTTCTTATCGGAAAATATACATTGCATCGCGGATGCAAACCCACCCCGATCCGGAATCGATGCCGGAAGCGCccttgtgcttgtgtgtgtgtgtgtgtgagtgatgCAGCGCACACTTGATGACGAACCCTTGGGCCCGACCATCCGCCTGGCCCTAATTTCCAAGCCCCGCTCGGCAGCCCGTGATTTTCCCCTCCGCGCTCCCGGTATTTTCCCGGGCAGGGGAAAATCCCTCGTACCGATAGTATCGGGTGCTCGCACTTGCGTGCCGAAGTCCCGGGGTTTAAGGGTGCGCACCCCTTGCCGATACGCGCCACTGACTTCTGCCATTGTCGGGCCACCTCTGCCCCGGATTTCCCGCTCCCCGCCCTTGCCTTCGCCCGAAGAAAACAATCCATGTCCCGCGCCTGATTTTCCTCGCCCCGAAGACGGGGGTTGATAATTGAAAAAACGAGTCCTTCCGCGGCCTCGCATCCGATCTTCTCCCTCTCCCAATTTCCCACCCTCTCCTATCTTCGATGTAATTGAGATGACGGCTGGCAGGGTAGGCAATTGTAGGCAGCAATAAAACCGCCCTAATATCGCACACAAAGAATTACCCCCGAAAGGCCGTGTTTTTGCGTGCCGCTTATCGGTAGGGAGTTCaacttttttccattccatgcgAGCGGGAACGAGGGACCGACGGATCAGACGGCCGAGAAAATAGTTctgggaaaatgtaaaacctTCCTCGAGAAACCCCGGGGAGGAAACGTGTTAAACGTTCTCGGTAGAATTAACtcgttttttctcctcttcaGGTGATCTTTCGAGTCCGTTTTGTTTCGCCTTTCTGGAGCGTTGGGTCCATGTGGGTTTAATAACTTCCTCCAAACTGTCGGCCAAACCGCAACAATCGCAAACCGATGGTGCGACGATGCTCGGTGTTGGTGCCGACACGCTTTGCAACATCCACGTGTCCCCGAGCACGTTGCGTGAAAACTGCCCGCGGCGAAGGACTTGCTCCCTCCTGCCGGAAGTGGTTGTTAAAACATTTGCTCGGTGTTTGTCCTGATGCTGACATGATTGAACAATTGAACGAGATCGAGGTGGGACTAATGTTTTTACTATTTGAActtctttttaagtttttaagaaatgaattttatgaataattaaaaacaaaacgaaggaCATGTTGTTGGGGATGTTTTGcagaacgaaaacaacacaTATATGTGCAGTTAATTAAATATCCACCGCGTTTAATTTCAACATTCATGTTAGGGGCGGCTGGGGAAATATGCACACCTGAAGCAAAACACGCCTTTCTTATGAAAAGCAACGTTTTGGTTGTGGAAAAGTAGTCATCCTGCAAGAGTGAACTAAAATATCGCCACCGTGTGAGTTTGATAGCTCTacaccaggggtcggcaaagtccgacCCGCGGGCCAAAACCAAcccgccaactgattttatccggcccgttaGAAAACTTTAGTGCTACATAATAAAagtgtttagtttgttttcttgacaaaaaaaaaaagattaaaattgttaaacGAGGTGTTCCTATTACATGTTCCATAAGTATcgaaattcaacgaaaatatgtatgaaaatgtttaaaaaagttgtACTCATTTACCCTTTTACCAAAATTTCTAAAATTTTAAGGCTATACTCCATTGAGCAActtagaaaacattaaatcaccGTTTAACGGCCCTTTTTAGTAATTTTATGCCGAGCCCTGCTCTACACTATCAGAAaggcgaaataaaaacaaagcaaaaacatcACCGGTTCGGATATTTTCTGATGTAACTGTTAAGGAATAAAtagtggaaaaatatttgtttttttttgtgcagaGCTTTAAACTGTTTATAAGCATCTCGGTATGAATGCAAATTTACTcgcaatttaattaaaatagtgCTCAACTATCTAATATTTAACTAATACTAACTTTATTGGCATAGGTTTCGGTCCGTCCAAAATGACAGTATTACTCTTAATCTTACATCGATATGACATTTGAGTTTTGCGATAATAGCTGACATGTTAAACGACTATAGAATTGCCTTCCCCGAAATCAATTACACAAGGATACAGAAACTGTTCCCAAAATCTGTCAATAATAACAATTACTTTGGCGTTAACCAATGGTTGTATTGTGCACTTAAGGAGGTTACACGGGCTATGTTAAGTTCAGTCTCTCTTTCTAAGACTATTTGTAGTccaaaaaaggttttaagaGATGCTTTTGACAATGTTCTGTAGAGTAGGAACTCTTACACTTTAAAAAGGTTTGTCacagcatttaggatgttttACTCTTAAGCTGAGATTTCATTAAATAGGTCtaacaacatcaaaatgttaatTGGGAAAGAACACAAAACATTCATCGTGCACTGTGTACGAATAAGAAGTTTATTTCCGTTTTCGAAGTAAGAGATGATTTCGACTTACTGTTGACCACCAACAAAGAACCCGCTTTTGGGCAAAGGGCACGCCGTTCTGTGCGGAACGAAGCGAAGATTTTGCGAGAATACCACGGGTTTTTCGCACCTTTTCCACGCACAGCCGCCCGCACCGGTGCCGGCAAAGAATGCTGCTTCCATGTTCCACGAAGAAATGTGGTGCGGAAAACACCCATCCGAACATCGCCCGTCCAGCGCGAGCTGCGCAGACTCGCCGAATGAGTGTTGCCCAGTCGGTTGGAAATCCGGTGCAGCATCGCAAACCCACtgcaagggaaaagaaaagccctCCCGACCGTCCAATCGCAATGAAGCGTGAAAAAGCGGGGTAaaaatgggggggggggtggtggTTCGGAACGCCAATCGTGGCCCGGAAAATCCGACGCATTCGCGTGTCAAATTTTCCCGCTTGCTCGCGATGCACTTGGATGTGCCGTATTCGAAACCGGCGTTTTGTTCATGCATTCCACAATTCGTGATCCTTTGCTAGCAGGATAATGCATATCAAATGAATtctgtggttgttgttgttgttgttaaggAATCCTAACCACACTTTCTTAGCTGTGTTACTTACGGCTATCAAAAACATTTCCTTTCTTGTGTTGTCCATAGTAGAGATCACCGGGATAATATAAATAACTTAAGTAGAACTGCTGAGCTCTCGATTAAATTTGTTAGTAATTATtggttttataatttcatttgGTTCATTAACATAAAGTGGCATTAACAGTGGGTAAAGCAATATTTCCCACTTTTGCTAATCTTCATaattgttcttttttgttttctaaaaagTTCAAATGTAGATAAAATATTGTTGAGGCAAGATGCACTGTGGTAAAACGTACCGAAACAGGTGGACAAAACGAACCACAAAATTGAGTTAGAATGCACtccttaaaaaataaattttgtatCAACTGAAAAGTTGGATCATTTGCTGGTATTAGACCGGATCTAGATGAAATGCAAGAAATCTTTTATGAATCCACATTTTTATTATCAATGATAAGAattcgttttggtttgtttacaaactgttGCGCTTTGTCCCGCTTCATAGTTgaacacttcttcttcttcttcttggcgtaacgatttTGTTGGTTGTTGGCCTGACCCATTAAGGGCTTAAGTCTTCTAATACAGCCTGGTCGTGAGCCTCTGCGCttgtgggccgattttctaaccggcgctaccacCACCCATTATCATAAAAGGGTATTCCATCTGCTTAATGCTTTGGACAAAGTTGCTAAACGACGCTCgcgttattttaataattccgGCGATCGTATTAATAGGTTGGATGGAATCACTAAAACCCTTGGCCATCGCGCTAAACGATGGTAAAAGCTGTTTGTTGATGTATTACGCTTGTTCGCCGTTCACCGTGTCATTAATGAACAATGATTTCAACAAGTACGGCTACAGCGAATGTCACAAAAAATATCGACATTTCACAACACCGGTTGGAATTATTAAATCTGTTTTGCATAATGAAAATTTTTGGCTTAAATAGTACAGCAATGTTGAAcgattgataaaacttgtggAAGCCTATtaggaaatgttacttgggctGCTTCTAAGTTTTCCTCGATTAAAGCAACGATAAACATATTGCAAAAATGGTAGTTTTAGCTTTAAGATTGTTTATTCGCCACTGTTCACACCTTATCGAGTGTTTCCGTTCGGCAACAAACAGTGTTCGTGCGCAAAAACACACATGAAAAGACTTTCCCTACcctgtttgctttcttttccatctctttttccttctctgcTGCCGCAATCGAACGGGatggaatggaaggaaaaaacgtAACCAAAATAAGCGATGATTGATAAGAAGGGCTTTCGATTCGTTGAGGGGGAGAAGAAAGGACCCAAAGGAACCCCTTggaatggaagaagaaaaacactccgttctgtttctcttttctctctctctctctctctctctctctctctctgttctctcttctctctttttcctaCACGCAAAACAGCACGGACCGGCAAGGCGTGCCCAGGATGCGCTAAATGAGCtaacattttgtgtttttacagATCGCCTGGACGACACACTGTGCCCAGTTTATCACACCAAATGGATTGCATTTAACCTATACAGTAgctagtagtagtagtagtagtagtagtaagaGTGTTGGTGACGCGAGAGGTGTGGGGAACTAACCAAAAGCGGCTAACTAACACAcgtcttttcttctcttcctctTTCCTCGTTTGCATGTGCTTATATTAAACACTTCCTTTAACCACCTTCAACGACGACTaataaacacacgcacacactcacacacatacataaacaATGAACTGAGGTGTAGGTGTGGTTCTCGAACCGGCGAGCCAAGTGGCGCAGGGAGGAGAAGCTGCGCTCGCAGAAGCGGCTCATCAACCACGTGGGATCGATCGGCGGGGGTGGCGGAGGCCTTGGCGGGGGaggaggcggcggcggcggtgggcTCGGAGGCGGCAACCAGGGCGGCCAGTcgggtggcggcggcggcggtggcggcccGAATGGCGTCATCGGAGGGCTCGGGTCGGCGTCCCTCTGCTCGCCGTCAGCCGCCAAGCTCTACCAGTCCGAGTACGACAACCCGTAcggggcggcggcggcggcagcggcggtgGCCGCCGTCCAGCCGTCCGCCTCCGACTGCTACAGCAGCGCCATCTCGAACTCGGCCGCCGCCGTCGGGCTGATGTCGTCGCAGCCGCCGCGCGACAACTACCAGTACTTGCTGTCCGACTCGCTGCACTCGCTCAGCATGCCTTACTCGTTCCACCATCGGCTGCCGTGCAGCTCGCCCTCCAGCGTGCAGCCGATGGACCTGAACACGCACTCGGCCGCCTCAGCGGCTGCGGCTGCGGCAGCTGCCGCCTCGGCCGCTGCCTACAGCCAGTCGATCAGTATGACCGACCTTACGCAGATGACGCCGCCGAGTGCCGCCGcggccgccgcagccgccgccgccggcctGCCGCCTGTCCCACCCCGCCACCTGCCCATCATCACCAGTGCGATCGCGTCCAACGTGGGGGCGGCTGGCGGTGGAGGCGGCGGCTCCGGCGGCACTCCGGGCGGCTCGGCGGCTAATGAGCTCGAATCGTCTGGCGGTGCTGGTGGAAGCGGGGGCGGTACCGGCGCTGGCTCGGGGAACTCCGGtggccaacaacaacagcaacagcaacagcagcaacagcagcaacaacaacagcagcagcaacaacaacaacagccccAGCCGCCAAGCGGCCATTACATCACGCGGCTAGAATAATCTTCAATCCCGTCGGCGGCAgtgacggcggcggcggctgtggcggcagcggcggccgcCGCGGCCATGCTGCCCATGCTCCATCCTCCCCACCCCTCCACCCCCTCCTCGTCTTCCTCGTCTGCCTCGTCACCCACACCGCCTTCCGGCCGCTCGTCAGCCGCCCACCAGTCAGCGGCCGTGGCCCTTCCCCTCGACCATCCGCACCCTCACCCCGGTCCTTACCCTCCCGCCTCCCTTCCGCCACCAGCCGCTCCAACCACCGATCCCCTCGTGACCGGGCTGTCGGTGCACCTCTCCAAGCTGTCCTCCGCCCCCTCGTCCCCCTCCGCGTCCTCCTTCTCGTCCGCTTCTTCCTCCtgctcgtcctcctcctccgcgcTGGCATTCTCCACGGGAggtggccaccaccaccaccaccaccaccaccatcaccctcTCGCAAGCCGCCATGGAGGCCATCAGTATCCTCACCACCTTCACCCTTCCCACCATCAACATCAGCTCCAttaccaacaccaacaacagcagcagcagcaacagcagcagcaacaacaacagcagcaacatctccaccactaccaccagcaGCCCCTCCGATCACCCTGCCCCTCACCGGCGTCTCTGGTGCATGAGAGCACCTCCACTTCCGGCAAGTCCGCCGCCCATTCGCACCTCCCCCCCGTACCCTTCTCCAGCCTGCTGCCCCACCTATCGGCCCCCCTTTCCCCACCGcaccatcaacagcagcaggacactccccaccaccaccaccaccaccaccaacaccatccCCACCATTACCAACAGCTCCACCAGGAGCAGCTTTACCTCTTCCGCACGCCCGGTCAGTCCCTGTTCCGCCATCCTGGCTCCGGGACCACCACATCGCCCTCCACCACTCCCCCgccgccacctccaccacctccacctcctccaccaccaccacctcctacAGCGTCGACAGCCGCCACCGCCTAACACTGCGAaacacgaaacgaacgaaacgaaacgaaacgaaacgaacgaacgaacgaaacgaacctgCCGAGACTGAGAAGTGAGCCGGCGAGCGATATAGCGGCGTATGAGCGACTTTGGACGTCATCAGCGAGTGTGTCAGCGAGTGAGATTTTAATTACGGCTTACTGCTAGCGGAAGCGGAAAACGACGGCAGGCGCTCTTAGTTCTGAACGAAATgtgataacaaacaaaaaaaaaagcagagaacaaaacaatggtttaaaacagtACTATGTGTTAATTAAAGCAAAGGAAAGTGTATgacaaatatatatatatagatataCATAGATATACATATATTATACATTTACGAAGCCCCACTTTATGCGTACAGTGTGGATGTATAGTGCAACCAGCCCGATTTGCGTCAGTCAGTAGACCGTCAGTAGACAGTGTATACATGTACCCCAGGAAACTCCTTTTACATGTAAGTCGAGCAGGGTcgtgagtgtttttttgttctgtatctgttttgtttcacaaacTGTAACAAATCATTAGCATCTCGCACAGATGCCTTACTACTTTCATTatttagttatttatttaatgatttattttatttgttttcttattgcCTTTTGCCTCGAGGCACAGTGGTTCAGTCAGAGGGACGGTTCGATCGTCTGAAGATTCTACacaatttttgtgtttttctataAAATTAAGAGATTATTAGTTGTTGGATGGATAGAAACCaatatttaacaaatttgttaacaGTTTTACTCGTCCTTGAATTTGGCTGCCAAACTTGCAGCTACGGTCAACCGGTTCAAGCAAAATTTTTAGTTCAGTTATCTGGACTATTGCTTATTTCTTGATTCTTCTTATTGCTTGAGTTTCTAGTCTAGTTTCTAGAAATACTGCCTTATGAAACTTCATAAAGTAATTTCTTATGAGTTTTATactaactttttttaaataatgctCGCAAATGGGCAAAAATATTGTTTCCTCAAAAATTTATggtacacattttttttttataaataactCACATTCCTCTTTGTGCAACTTTAATTGGCAATATCTCTCACAATTGTGCATCAAAAGAAGAAATATTTTGgtgatttatttgaaaactatCCCTCTGTCATGTGAAAGAGAGATTTTCAAAATTGATTTAAtgaaatgtcaaaccaaaaAATTTAATCCTGAGCCACTATACGGGGGCTTTATAACGTCTAACTTAATCATTACTTAAAAAGGATTACTTGTCTTCATATTTACCCTACGTTGAATCTCTAACATATC
This region of Anopheles coustani chromosome X, idAnoCousDA_361_x.2, whole genome shotgun sequence genomic DNA includes:
- the LOC131269082 gene encoding protein enabled homolog, giving the protein MLPMLHPPHPSTPSSSSSSASSPTPPSGRSSAAHQSAAVALPLDHPHPHPGPYPPASLPPPAAPTTDPLVTGLSVHLSKLSSAPSSPSASSFSSASSSCSSSSSARHGGHQYPHHLHPSHHQHQLHYQHQQQQQQQQQQQQQQQQHLHHYHQQPLRSPCPSPASLLHQEQLYLFRTPGQSLFRHPGSGTTTSPSTTPPPPPPPPPPPPPPPPPTASTAATA
- the LOC131269512 gene encoding AT-rich binding protein-like, with the translated sequence MSSQPPRDNYQYLLSDSLHSLSMPYSFHHRLPCSSPSSVQPMDLNTHSAASAAAAAAAAASAAAYSQSISMTDLTQMTPPSAAAAAAAAAAGLPPVPPRHLPIITSAIASNVGAAGGGGGGSGGTPGGSAANELESSGGAGGSGGGTGAGSGNSGGQQQQQQQQQQQQQQQQQQQQQQQPQPPSGHYITRLE